The Cyanobacteria bacterium QS_8_64_29 genome contains a region encoding:
- a CDS encoding tocopherol cyclase: MSVPLQTPHSGFHWDGSARRFFEGWYYRVTLPQPGQSFAWMYSIDDPGGGRPHSGGAAQVLGPEDAYLCRPFPSPRSFWAARARLALGHWGRSDLALPARELAPADFERHVAEGYQATATAHQGTLADPGRDRHCRWFYTIRPVYGWGHPNRPQQATAGLLSFLPIFEPGWQILMARGLATGWIEWQGQRYEFCDAPTYSEKNWGRAFPEQWFWFHCNCIERSSDLSLTAAGGNRQVLSWTEEAALIGLHYGGTFYEFVPWNAQLSWQIAPWGRWQMQARSQHYEIELTGTTERAGRVLRAPTEAGLQPCCRDTLLGELELVLRSRSGRVLLQAQSACCGLEVGGIPWQHAWHSSC; encoded by the coding sequence ATGAGCGTTCCGCTGCAAACCCCGCACAGCGGCTTTCACTGGGACGGTAGCGCCCGGCGCTTTTTTGAGGGCTGGTACTACCGCGTCACCTTGCCCCAGCCGGGGCAGAGCTTTGCCTGGATGTATTCCATTGACGATCCGGGTGGCGGCCGGCCCCACAGCGGCGGCGCGGCGCAAGTACTGGGCCCCGAGGATGCCTATCTCTGCCGCCCCTTCCCCAGCCCCCGAAGCTTTTGGGCCGCGCGTGCCCGCTTGGCTTTGGGGCACTGGGGCCGGAGCGATTTGGCCCTGCCCGCCCGCGAGCTGGCGCCGGCAGATTTCGAGCGCCACGTTGCCGAAGGCTATCAGGCCACCGCCACCGCCCATCAGGGGACGCTTGCCGATCCGGGACGCGATCGCCACTGCCGCTGGTTCTACACCATCCGCCCCGTCTACGGCTGGGGTCACCCCAACCGCCCGCAGCAAGCCACGGCCGGGCTGCTATCCTTTTTGCCCATCTTCGAGCCCGGCTGGCAGATCCTGATGGCGCGCGGGCTGGCAACGGGCTGGATCGAGTGGCAGGGCCAGCGCTATGAGTTTTGCGATGCCCCTACTTACAGCGAGAAGAACTGGGGGCGTGCTTTCCCCGAGCAGTGGTTTTGGTTTCACTGCAACTGCATTGAGCGCAGCTCGGATTTGAGCCTGACTGCTGCCGGCGGCAACCGCCAGGTCCTGAGCTGGACCGAGGAAGCGGCCCTCATTGGCCTCCACTACGGCGGCACCTTCTACGAGTTTGTGCCCTGGAACGCGCAGTTGAGCTGGCAAATTGCCCCCTGGGGCCGCTGGCAGATGCAGGCGCGATCGCAGCATTACGAGATTGAGCTCACTGGAACCACCGAGCGCGCCGGCCGCGTCCTGCGCGCCCCCACCGAGGCCGGCCTGCAACCCTGCTGCCGGGACACGCTGCTGGGCGAGCTGGAACTGGTGCTGCGATCGCGCAGCGGCCGAGTACTGCTGCAGGCCCAGAGCGCTTGCTGCGGGCTGGAGGTGGGCGGCATCCCCTGGCAGCACGCGTGGCACTCGAGCTGTTAG